Below is a window of Cygnus atratus isolate AKBS03 ecotype Queensland, Australia chromosome 3, CAtr_DNAZoo_HiC_assembly, whole genome shotgun sequence DNA.
ATGCAGAAGAAGGGggtacaattaaaaaataaaaataaaaaataaaaggcctgGCTGATGTCTCTCCCCATGAAGTCTGCTCTGTGCTCCAAGAAGTTATATGCGCTATTTATTCTTaagttgtatttaaaaaaacaaaacaaaaaaaaaaaacaaaaacctgttaGCCTTTGGAGTGGATTGCCTGACAGTATATGCAGATATGCAGACTTATGGGGCCAGACAATAGAAGCCACAAGCTATAGTAGTACAAGAACCACAAAAAATCAGATACCCATTAGAAGTAAACTTTCTTCACTGATGAATAAAAATAGCTGacttttttattcccttttttctACCTTTACTGCAAACTTTGACAGCAGTAGGTTATAGTGTTTAATATCCTTATCCCTAGATGAATTAAGTTGCGTTCATTCAATAGTGCTATGATGATGCTAGAAAAAAGCTCATGTAAAATTTTATAGCCTCAAAAGGACACTGTCAagtacttttatatttttatacatccCGTTGTTTGTAAATATCCTCTGAtaagcttgaaaataaaatttatttccctATCACATTTGTTCTCTTTATTTACATGAACTCCCTCTCCTATCAAATGTTCTTAAAGTCAATATTTCTTCATACTTGTTTGGGGATCTGTCTGGCATGAGGTGTATATCCTGCTATGGGAATTCTGTTAGGTGCTTTCTAACAGAACTGTTTATGCATGCTTCTTATTACCCTTCtatttattaagaaaagcaCCTTCGGTTGCATCAAGGCATGTTGTTTTGAGGAAGTACCTCACCTGAATACAGCTGAAGTCTCAGATCACATTTGTCACTGACAAATTTTAACTTGAGTCCATCAGTGAATACCTCACTTAGCTCTACAGTGAGATCCATGAAATGTTCATTCTCCCCTCTGTGCACACTGATTTCCACAGGTGGAGTTTTTGATTTCTACATGCACTGCTTTAATTAGGTCAGTGTCCAGCTATGGTTTGGCATCAGCTGTATCCTGAAAGCATGCTCTACCAAAATGCCCCTAGGCCCTGAAGCGTAGTGATTTCCCTATCAGATTTGTGAAAGATCGGTGTAGGAAAACTGCCTGGAGAAAGTGTGACATTTCACATGCTTTCAGTTCAAAGATAACTCGAAATGCTTAATTCTGTACCGATTATATTATTGCAAAAGCTTTAATATGTGAAACGAAAAAATGCACaggatttgatttcttttactgtttttatttaataggTTGTTACTGGAAGCTGCCACTATTAGACATTTTGGTATTGCAGTTGAAATTACTTCAGTAAGAGCTCACCAAATCCAGCAACAGGTGGGAGGGGGGACTTGGATTGCAGATGATGTTCCTTGTGAGGTTGTGTAAGTCTGTAATGAGGCAGCaaggcaaaaaaatgaaaacggTCTCCCATTTTCTTAGGGTTCATCAACATATCATAGCTGTGGAGTAACTGCTCCCGAGTTGCTGAGTCGTGTGAATTCTGCAAGAGCACCTAAAACACAAAGGTAGGTTGTAGCCCTTCCTGCTTTCCTACAAATTCCCTCGTACCTGCACTCTCTCATTGAATCCTTTCTTTTATGCTAGTATAGCAGTACCGGAGTGTTCAGTAAAACTCGTGAGCTTGCTGGCAGAACTCACGCATTAATGTATGTAGCCAAGTTTTGCATTAAATACTCCTAAACATAGTATGATAAATTCATATTAAGGGATCCAGAGTAACTTAGGGCTAGGAGAAGCAACTCTTTCTTGGACCTACAAGtagttttaaacagaaatctgattttaaaagaagctcTCTGCTTAAGAGCATTGCTTGTGGATTACGAGTGTGTTATGTGCCTGTAAACGCTATTTGTACCTGCATTCGGAGGTCAACACCCATGTTCTTTAAAAACTCCCGTTGTTTTATGGGGCCCAACGTGGCTATTTTTCCCTGTGCCATCTTTCGAAGATAGCTGAAATCAACATCTGCTGTCAGGTCTGCTGTACCTGGAGCTTTCAGCACATCGTGGAGTTTGTGATTCTGGAAACCCTGAAAAATTGGAAGATTACACTCAGCTGTACTCCTATCTACCGAAGCCGGGTCTAGTAGAGCTGTAAATGCAGCAAGGGCTCAAGTCATCCTTCCCATATGATAGAAACCCCAGCGGGTACTGATTAAATGAGAATTCCCATTACTCACTTTCATAGTTGCAGCgtattactgtttttttgtgaTTATGTCCACCCAAGACCTTTCTTGTACAGGAACTTAACCATCCAAGTGAGAAAGAGAAGATAACTGAGTGTTTTAGCACAGTACTTCAGGGAAAATGCTTTACCCGGAAAGTGTCAGTTTTGGTTCCGTCGTGACCATAATCAGCAATCAGTGCGGCCCCACCATCCTTTTCGATGCGACAGGCAAGCCTCTGAATGAGGACACCGGCCTCGGGACATACTTCCACGTGATCTCTCGTTTCTTCAGGCTAGTGCAGAGTTCAAACATCAAAACACCTGTATTAGCAAACAGGTACAGGGCAAGAACTTTTCACACTTGACTTCTTGGAACTGTTGTCATTATTTGGGCATGGAGGTCCAGGGGTATACTCCAGGCTACCTATTGCTCGAGCTAGTTTTTGCTAATGGCCACTTCCCATTAGTGCTTTCAGagttctctctttctttcatctcttgtACAGCCCAGAGTCAACTGGAATGAGTTTTTATAATAAGTGAGAATACCTGCATTGGGTGAAACTTCATTActaaaagaatttaatttcattaatgaaaACTTATGAAATTTCATTAATTGCAttaatgaaagaattaaaatagcaCTTCTTCCATGCACACACTTCAAAAAAGCCTTTCTGCGTAAAATCTTGTAGGTGGTTTAAATCTCTATTActtcattttgtaaatttaaGAATCCAGTGaactttagaagaaaaagcaagtctTAGACACTTGCCATTACAGATCAGTATAGCACGCGTACTCAGTGACTGTGTACGCAGCAGGTTCAGAACCTGGATTAGGCAGGGCCGGTATTGAGATGGTGAGGTGACAACTGCAGCACAGAACTCTTTGCTGATTGCTGCCTCTCTAAAGTGTCTGCTTAAGCCCTGATTTCGGTAAATTTGATGtgcaagtttattttcatgctaTATATTCACAGCACACAAGGTTGAATTGCTGACGGAAgttttgtaaaatacaaactAACTGTTTACTCGTTAATAGATGGAAAGGCCTCCTCTTTCTGTCCAAGTAACTGACAGGTAGTACGTGACTTGAAAGAGTAATGATCAAATTATGACTACTGACAGGTATAATCTTACCTGAATAAAGTTTTCTGTTGCAGGGGTACTGGATGGTGACAGGACAAACCGCAGCTGGTCAGGAGCCTCTGGATCTATATCAACCAACACCTCACGCCAgcctttctctgttctctgtttaATAAGCCCAGAGTACTCATTTTACACTCTTAGTAGGTACACAGAATCTTATTTGATTGGACTAACATGCCAAGCATTTTCTCAAGTTTTAAGCACATAATGTGCTATTAACAATTATTCATTactatttaatttcagaaactgCCTTAGAAATGCTTGTGGTAGAAATGGGTCTGAAGATTTAGTAAGTACAGGTTTCATTAAACGGAATAAATGATGCTGTTGAGAAGAATGCTGCCTCTTCTATTGACAGTGCACTGGTTAACTTATCAAAATAATTCTATCAGTTACTTTTCATAAAGTAATTATGAAATTGAAGTTGAAAGGTTCTTTTGAACCACATCTAGACTTCATTTTGCTATTCACATTGCTGTTCAAATGAAAGCCATCCAGTGCATTGTCTTTGTTAGCAGTGATACATAGAATAATGTTGAAATTGGAGCCTTATTAATGTAGTgtaaggaaatagaaaaaaaaagtttacttatGTAAGTAAAAACAAGTCTTTAGGTTTCTAAAAGGTTTTTGTAAAAGGTTTTTGTATTCAAGAACAATTCACATAAGGCTTGGTTCAGTTCTGATTCGTCCAAGCTTAGTTAGAAACATTTTATCACCACAGTCCATGCATGTGTTCCTTTTGGCACCATAATTCTGTTCTTCTGCAAAGGCCTTTAAGTTGATGGTCACATTTACGATATTCCTCTTGCTGTACCTGAAACTTATGTATTGGCAGGGCATCCAGAAACTCATGTGCTAAGTAAAAGCTGTAACCTGTGGGaaggttaaaataaatgcattaccTTACCAATGCTTTCATAGCAGTTTCCagttgaaaattaaaatgttttttttataaattgtaGTGTGTTAAGCTGTTAATGTCATTGGGAAATTACTATTATTCCCAGCTTGGAGACATTAAAGGGAGCACTTGAGGTGCTAGCTACAGCTTCCAGTGCATGATTTTTTTAGATCTGTATCTCAACATTAGCTCCTCAGTCATTATTTAGACAAAACCACTGAATGGTTTcccatgcaaagaaaaaaaaataaatcaaactacATGAAATTGGGTAGCTATCCCAAAATGAAGTTACGATTCTCAGTTACGAGAATCAGAGTCAAGATCCCATCTTAGGCTCATACATGAAGTAGGAGCTAATATGTAAAACTACTTTTCTACACATTATGAAGGCTGGCTGGTGTGACGTCCCCAGTTATCAAACACTGCAAATGGAGGGAGGACACTATTGCTGTAACAAGATGTTCAAGCTCCTTACCTTGTGGTACATCTTGAATGCCTCTGTACCAGTAAATTGGAATTCCAGTCTTGCTGATGCCTTTCATGTAAGCAGCTTCGTCCTCGGAGTTTGACTGCACCTTCCCTCCTGTCAGCATCTGTGCTTGGCTCTCACTGAGTTTGGGACTCACTTCTACCAGGTGAATAGACACATCACATTTACTAAGTAAAGAGGCAAGCTGGTTGAAGACCTACAAAGGCAGATGAGTTCTATTAGGTACAGTCACAGGCTGCATGTATGTCTCAAATTAACCCTTCATCACATTATATTGATGATAGAAGAATGTTAGCTCTCATCAGTAAAATAGTCTCAGTAGAAAGGACTGTGTTTTGCTCTTCCAcaaggaaaatgtaaatttgttAGTTTTAATAAAAGCGGCTATGCTTCTAATAAAAGTTGGAGAACTACAACATGCATTATATAGCAATAAGGACATGAAATGCTAGTTAGTAGCTTGAAAGTGAGTAGCTCCTCTAATAGCTGCAGAGGAGCtaacagggagaaaaatggtTCAGTTTGTTTATGctgtttaaacaaaacctgCTCACTATTGCTTATTTCACTATGGTTATTGGGGCTTTTTCATTAgcatacataaataaaacaaagcttctGAAGTACTAAATCCTAttagcagtttgttttttgaatgagTGGTATTTTAATTACCAGGGAACCCTGCGCAAGTGATAGAGCAGGAAGGGTTAACTCAGAAGCAGTAAGCCCCTGGAAGCCTCAGAGAAAATGAACGCAACTTCACTCCTGCACTCATGTCCTCCCTGCTCCGCGCTGTTGCTTGCACCAAGGCCTCCCAATTAGGCCCAGCAGCACCCTCCTAAATGGTGTTCCAGTTTGGAAAAGATCTTTCCATAAATAATCTGTGCTGGAATATTCCTGCCCTTTCTATCAAGGGGTGACTGCAGCGTTACACATGTGCCTGTGCAGCGTGCACACGCCAGCCCCTGTTCTACCGCCAGCAAGAAACGCGGTCTCTTCACCGAGCAGCAGCCATGTGCATGTATTTTAATGGGATTCCCCGCTGCAAATCCAACAACTGGGTTACTAGGGAACGTTAAACCCGCATAGCAAAACcttatttcttcagctttcagcGTAGCTACGGAACAAAGCCAGAAAGGAGAGCAGTTAAGATTCATTTCCACCTACCCGCAGTATGTCCTCAGTGAGAGCGCCCGTCCCCGGGCCCAGCTCCACCAGCTGGAACGCTGCGGGCTTGCCGGCGGCCATCCACTCGCTGAGGTACCATATCCCTACCAACTGACACACAGACACGGCGCGACTGCGGGAGCTGCGGGAAGCGGCTTCGCGTCTTGCCTGGCGGTAACCCGGGCGGCGTTTTCTCTCAGAAACGTACGGCTGCGAGAGCCGTTACAGCACCCGACTCGGCCCTCTCGCCTTTCGGCGTAAAGGGAGCGACCGCTTGCGgcgagcccagcagcagccctgcaccagGTGGAGAGGCGCAAGGCCGTTTATTTCTGACTGAAGCCGCAGCCCGCCTGTGCCCGACCCGTTCCCGCTGAGGCCACGCTGACACCGGGCTCCCCCCGCGCACGGCCGGGTGCCGGCGGCCGCTCACCTCGCCCAGCACCTGGCTGACCTCGGGCGCCGTCACGAAGTCCCTGCCGACGCCGCCGCGCCGCGTGTAGTAGCCCTGCGGGGGAAGGCGGTgagcgccgcggggccggggccggggccggggccggggccgcccgccgGGTCGCTCGcggagccccggccccgccgcacctGGCCGGGGTTGGTGAGCGCCTCCCGCATGTACTCGGCCACCGTCAGCGGCCCGGTGGCCCGCAGCTTGAGCAGCAGGTGCCGCAGCACGCCGCCGCCCGAGCACGGCCGCGccgccggggccgtgcccgagcccgagcccgagcccgGGGGAAGGAGCGCTGCCGTGCCGCCACGGCTCCGGGGCAGCCGCCGGCGGCCGCCGAGCCCCAGAGCCGCAGCCAGGAGCGGGCGGCTCCGCCACGGCTGCACCATGGCGGGGCGCGGCCGCACTCGGCCCCGCGTCGCGCCGGAAGGAGGCGCCGCGCGTGCGCCGGGCAGGGGGCGTCCGGCGAGGCGGCCATGGCGGAGCTGAGGGGCCGGCGGTGGCCGGGCACGGGgcaggcgggcggcggggccgagtggagtgaggaggaggacggggacggggacggagGCGGCGGGGATGGCTTCACGCTGGACGAGGTGCTGCGGCTCGGCGGCACCAAGGtgaggggggcggcggggagcgggagCACGTGGCGGCCGTCGGGGAGCGGCCCCCGGTAACTAACGGGCGGCCCTGAGGTAACGGGCGGCCCCTCGTGTCCCCGCAGCAAGACTTCCTCATGCTGTGCGCCctggacgaggaggaggagatggtgGACGGCGGCAGGAAGGGCGCCATCGACGACCTGGAGGAAGGGGAGCTGGAGGCCTTCGTcagctccctggggctcggCAGGTACGcggagagctgcctgcaggaggaggacgaggagcaggaggatggcggcggggggaaggggaagcccGCCAAGAAGGAGAAAGGCAAGAAGGAGAGCGCCCCTTCTTCGttaggagggaaaaaggaaaaaaaaaggcaaagaacaaGTGAGCGGTAAGAAGGAGAGCAAGAAGAAGCAAGCAGGTGGGGGTCCAGACCAGCGGCTCTCGGTACAGAAAGAGAGGCCGGAGGAGGATTTTGAGTTTCGTGCCAGGCAAGTGATACTGATCAAGCCAGGGGGCAAGTGGTATGACCTAGAATACACCAGCGAGTTCTCCTCTGAGCCACAGGACCAGACGCTTCTGTCTAAGTATAAGGCCTTGGCCCAAAAGCTGTACCAGCACGAGACAGACCTGTACAAGAAAAAGACAGACTATCAGAAGGGGGCCTCTTCGGCGTGGATGAAAACTGTGGTGTCATCGGGTACCTTAGCTGACAGGATGGCAGCCATGACCCTGCTCATTCAGGACAGTGCTGTCCACAGCCTGCAGTTTGTTGAGAACTTGGTAAACCTCGTAAAGAAAAAGggtggcaggcagcagagcctcaTGGCTTTGGATACTTTCAGGGAGCTTCTCCTTTCAGATCTCTTACCAGACACTCGAAAACTGTGGTCTTTCTCGCAGCGTCCATTTAACAACATAGAGAAGATGTCAAGTGGCAACAGGGATTCGAGAGACAGGAGACTGATACTCTGGTACTTTGAGCATCAGCTGAAACTGCAGGTGGCAGAATTTGTGCAAACCTTAGAAACCCTGAGTCACGATTCTGTGACAGCAACCAAAGCGCGAGCGCTGGCAGCTGCCCAtgagctgctctgcaacaaGCCGGAGCAGGAGAAATTTCTGCTCGTTCAGCTGGTAAATAAACTGGGAGACCCGCAGAACAAAATAGCCACCAAAGCCTCGTATCTCTTAGAGACGTTGCTTTACAAGCATCCAAATATGAAAGGGGTGGTGTGCAATGAGATGGAGAGGCTTTTGTACCGGTCAAACATCAGCGCGAAAACTCAGTACTATGCCATGTGCTTTCTGAATCAGATAGTCCTCAGTCACGAAGAAACACCGCTGGCTAACAAGCTGATAGCtttgtatttctgcttctttcggaactgcattaagaaaaaagatgttgAATCCAAAATGCTCAGCGCTCTTCTTAGCGGGGTGAACAGAGCTTACCCTTACGCTGAGACTGGCGATGAGAAAGTGAAGGAGCAAATGAACACCTTGTTTAAAGTTCTGCATCTCGTCAACTTCAGTACCAGTGTCCAGGCCCTGATGCTGCTGTTTCAGGTCATGGACTCTCAGCAGACTGTGTCGGACAGGTACTACACAGCGCTATACAGGTGAGCGGCACGTTTGGATTTTCGgtctaaatttaattttatgaaggAGTCGCTGTTGATTCAAATTGATTTTAACTTGTAGAAATGTGTACTTTGCTTTTAAGATCTTGCAAGTTTTGTGTCTCGCTGGCTAGACgtttctgatgttttctgtgagctagaagaaaatatatggGATTTCTTTTACTTAATATGGGGATAAAACATGGCAGTGGTAGTTCCTGAGAACATGCCTTAAGGATTTtatgctttgtgctgttttctggtAGTGTGCTTTAATTCCAGATATATTTTGAAACTAAATGATAATTGCTTCTTCTAAAATCACTTGTACCGGTAGTGTGTTTTAGACATGTAATAGCCTACAATCCCGTTTTTTcatgaaaatccttttttcGTGAAAAAAGGCAATGTCAGCAAAATCCTTAGGTGATTTAATTTGTTAAGTTGGGAAACCTTGTGCTgtaaaacatctcttttttccGTCCTGGCTGATTTTTTAGACTCTTCATAGGATCCATGCAGGCTTCTGTTTAATTGCTGCTGATTTTAGAAAGGGAACTGAGGTTCTCCCAGGACATGCAATGCATTTAGGGGCCTTCCTGCGCCAGGTAGCCTGGAAAAAAGTAGAATAGGAAATGCACTTGCTAACACAGATATCTGGACTCATTGTGAAGCTTGCTAATTGCtaaccattttctttctactttttgaACATCTGAATGGAGAGATTACTTTCTCACTTTGTacatcttcagtttttaaacttttctgttgAGCTCAGTTtctctagtatttttttttcatttactgatAGCTTTATTTGTAATATACGATAtactgaagattaaaaatattacacagACATTGACGTTTCGGGCTTGGTCATAATGGTTTGGAGTATTGGTGAGCAAGCTGGAAGTGGTCTTCTAGATACCGGTCTGAAAAACGTACCTAATTGTTGTTGACAGCAATTGCTATTCTGTGTGCATCGTGACAATTAACAatgttttctcctgtgttttctACAGGAAGCTTCTAGATCCTGGTTTAGCAACCTGCTCAAAGCCATCCATGTTTCTTAACCTTGTCTATAAGTCTCTGAAGGCAGATGTAGTATTACGGCGGGTGAAGGCCTTTGTGAAGAGGTTACTTCAAGTCGCTA
It encodes the following:
- the NDUFAF7 gene encoding protein arginine methyltransferase NDUFAF7, mitochondrial isoform X1, with translation MVQPWRSRPLLAAALGLGGRRRLPRSRGGTAALLPPGSGSGSGTAPAARPCSGGGVLRHLLLKLRATGPLTVAEYMREALTNPGQGYYTRRGGVGRDFVTAPEARREAASRSSRSRAVSVCQLVGIWYLSEWMAAGKPAAFQLVELGPGTGALTEDILRVFNQLASLLSKCDVSIHLVEVSPKLSESQAQMLTGGKVQSNSEDEAAYMKGISKTGIPIYWYRGIQDVPQGYSFYLAHEFLDALPIHKFQRTEKGWREVLVDIDPEAPDQLRFVLSPSSTPATENFIQPEETRDHVEVCPEAGVLIQRLACRIEKDGGAALIADYGHDGTKTDTFRGFQNHKLHDVLKAPGTADLTADVDFSYLRKMAQGKIATLGPIKQREFLKNMGVDLRMQVLLQNSHDSATREQLLHSYDMLMNPKKMGDRFHFFALLPHYRLTQPHKEHHLQSKSPLPPVAGFGELLLK
- the NDUFAF7 gene encoding protein arginine methyltransferase NDUFAF7, mitochondrial isoform X2, producing the protein MVQPWRSRPLLAAALGLGGRRRLPRSRGGTAALLPPGSGSGSGTAPAARPCSGGGVLRHLLLKLRATGPLTVAEYMREALTNPGQGYYTRRGGVGRDFVTAPEVSQVLGELVGIWYLSEWMAAGKPAAFQLVELGPGTGALTEDILRVFNQLASLLSKCDVSIHLVEVSPKLSESQAQMLTGGKVQSNSEDEAAYMKGISKTGIPIYWYRGIQDVPQGYSFYLAHEFLDALPIHKFQRTEKGWREVLVDIDPEAPDQLRFVLSPSSTPATENFIQPEETRDHVEVCPEAGVLIQRLACRIEKDGGAALIADYGHDGTKTDTFRGFQNHKLHDVLKAPGTADLTADVDFSYLRKMAQGKIATLGPIKQREFLKNMGVDLRMQVLLQNSHDSATREQLLHSYDMLMNPKKMGDRFHFFALLPHYRLTQPHKEHHLQSKSPLPPVAGFGELLLK
- the CEBPZ gene encoding LOW QUALITY PROTEIN: CCAAT/enhancer-binding protein zeta (The sequence of the model RefSeq protein was modified relative to this genomic sequence to represent the inferred CDS: deleted 1 base in 1 codon; substituted 1 base at 1 genomic stop codon), whose amino-acid sequence is MAELRGRRWPGTGQAGGGAEWSEEEDGDGDGGGGDGFTLDEVLRLGGTKQDFLMLCALDEEEEMVDGGRKGAIDDLEEGELEAFVSSLGLGRYAESCLQEEDEEQEDGGGGKGKPAKKEKGKKESAPSSXEGKRKKKGKEQVSGKKESKKKQAGGGPDQRLSVQKERPEEDFEFRARQVILIKPGGKWYDLEYTSEFSSEPQDQTLLSKYKALAQKLYQHETDLYKKKTDYQKGASSAWMKTVVSSGTLADRMAAMTLLIQDSAVHSLQFVENLVNLVKKKGGRQQSLMALDTFRELLLSDLLPDTRKLWSFSQRPFNNIEKMSSGNRDSRDRRLILWYFEHQLKLQVAEFVQTLETLSHDSVTATKARALAAAHELLCNKPEQEKFLLVQLVNKLGDPQNKIATKASYLLETLLYKHPNMKGVVCNEMERLLYRSNISAKTQYYAMCFLNQIVLSHEETPLANKLIALYFCFFRNCIKKKDVESKMLSALLSGVNRAYPYAETGDEKVKEQMNTLFKVLHLVNFSTSVQALMLLFQVMDSQQTVSDRYYTALYRKLLDPGLATCSKPSMFLNLVYKSLKADVVLRRVKAFVKRLLQVASGQTPPFICGTLYLLSELLKVKPGLRVQLQDHVESDEEECFKDQEEAEENEEKFVDADKEVEREEKSTAENSVKPDSSSSSASWVHHVNMRGRKNGVSYDPLHRSPLYCGAESTSLWELKKLSEHFHPSVALFAKTILEGNHIQYSGDPLQDFTLMRFLDRFVYRNPKLHKGKENTSSVVMQRKKKQFMTDRQSLAVNSKEFLARDESKIPVDEVFFHRFYKKFDNKREKQKRQDDEESVEDVDDDEFERALDTFEADDSAVDVRQDDLDFAGNIKKKTIGSKKSKRTEDSGADWDDSDDEDEFSDLDDEEVSLGSMEEEDFEEDMDEEGGVFMDVSDDDNDLDLNNDSQLKPVSKKTKRKKEMNSVGSLEGSSRGKKRKLTDANMLASAEEFGYLLDENAGSKFDNIGLNAMANRDNANVKQIKWEVERDRWLHNRDVKSIIKRKKQFRHKGLKKKYKGKKSKR
- the NDUFAF7 gene encoding protein arginine methyltransferase NDUFAF7, mitochondrial isoform X3, translated to MVQPWRSRPLLAAALGLGGRRRLPRSRGGTAALLPPGSGSGSGTAPAARPCSGGGVLRHLLLKLRATGPLTVAEYMREALTNPGQGYYTRRGGVGRDFVTAPEARREAASRSSRSRAVSVCQLVGIWYLSEWMAAGKPAAFQLVELGPGTGALTEDILRVFNQLASLLSKCDVSIHLVEVSPKLSESQAQMLTGGKVQSNSEDEAAYMKGISKTGIPIYWYRGIQDVPQGYSFYLAHEFLDALPIHKFQRTEKGWREVLVDIDPEAPDQLRFVLSPSSTPATENFIQPEETRDHVEVCPEAGVLIQRLACRIEKDGGAALIADYGHDGTKTDTFRGFQNHKLHDVLKAPGTADLTADVDFSYLRKMAQGKIATLGPIKQREFLKNMGVDLRMQTYTTSQGTSSAIQVPPPTCCWIW
- the NDUFAF7 gene encoding protein arginine methyltransferase NDUFAF7, mitochondrial isoform X4, producing MVQPWRSRPLLAAALGLGGRRRLPRSRGGTAALLPPGSGSGSGTAPAARPCSGGGVLRHLLLKLRATGPLTVAEYMREALTNPGQGYYTRRGGVGRDFVTAPEVSQVLGEVFNQLASLLSKCDVSIHLVEVSPKLSESQAQMLTGGKVQSNSEDEAAYMKGISKTGIPIYWYRGIQDVPQGYSFYLAHEFLDALPIHKFQRTEKGWREVLVDIDPEAPDQLRFVLSPSSTPATENFIQPEETRDHVEVCPEAGVLIQRLACRIEKDGGAALIADYGHDGTKTDTFRGFQNHKLHDVLKAPGTADLTADVDFSYLRKMAQGKIATLGPIKQREFLKNMGVDLRMQVLLQNSHDSATREQLLHSYDMLMNPKKMGDRFHFFALLPHYRLTQPHKEHHLQSKSPLPPVAGFGELLLK